The nucleotide window AATGTACATCGGCATCAGGGCGTTGAGCTCCACGAGCAGGCCCACAAATACTGAAAAGGAAAATAGTCCGAATACCCAGATAGTGCGGTGCTCCTGTAGGTAGGTAATGCCCGTGCGCAGCCGCTTCCAGAGCGTGCCCAGCTCTACCTGCGTCAGCTGCACCGGCCGGTGATGGATGCTGGCAATCAGGGCCACGGCCACCACGTAGGTCAGCCCGTCGAGCAGGAAAATCTGGTGCAGGGGCCAGGCCTGCACGGCAAACGGCAGCGTAACCGAGGCGCCTAGCAGTTGGTAAGTGCCGCCCAGCGGCAGGCCCTCGATGAGCAGCGCTGCCAGGGCCCCGCTGACCACGGACGTAGCCTGCCCCACAATTTCGATGGTGGACGTGATGCGGCCGTAGTCTTCGGGCCGGCTGATTTCCTGGGCAAAGGCGTAGAGGTTGGGGTAGTGAATGCCGTAACCAAACACGGTGGTGGTAAAGGCCAGCAGAATACCCAGCATGGGTACTGCGCCCGTGGCAAAGCCGTAGGCCGCCACGCTCAGCAGAATCAGGCCTTCCACAATGTTGGTCACCAGAAACACCCGCTTCCGGTCGAACCGGTCGACCAGGGCGCCGGCGTACATGCCCCAGAACAGGGAGGCAAACGTGACCAAGGCGTACACCAGGTTGAAGGTGGTGGAAGCGCCTTGCCGGGCAAAGTACCAGGGTACGGCCAGCATGGAAATGCCCTGGGCAAAGCCGGAAATGGCGTTGGCCGTAAACAAAAAGCGCAGGGCCCGACGGTTTTCTTTCACGCGGCAAAGTTGGGAAACGGTAGCTTGCAGCCGAACGACAAACAACCCGCGTGCGTTGTTACTAACCCGGCCGTTGGTACCCCGCGCCGCCCCCGAGTATGTATCAAGAGCAACCCAAGAAGAAGTTTTACACGCCCGGCGAGGCGCTACCCAAAATTGCGGCCTACTGCGCCTACCAGGAGCGTACTACCAAGGAGGTGGAAGCCAAGCTGCGCGAGTACGGTTTGAACGAGGACGAGGCCGGCGAAATCGTTATTCGCCTGAGCCGGGAAAAGCTGCTCGACGAAGAGCGGTTCGCCAAATCCTTCGTGCGGGGTAAGGTCGGCATCAAGAAGTGGGGCCGCCGCCGCATTACGCAGGAGCTCAAGCAGAAAGGCTTGTCCGATTACTGCATCAAGGCTGGCCTGAAGGAAATTGACGGTGACGTGTACTACCAGAACCTGGTCGACACGCTAGAAAAGCGCAACCGTGTGGAAAAGGAAGGCAACCAGCGCCTGCGCCGCCAGAAGCTCACCATGTTCCTGACCGTGAAAGGCTACGAAAACGACCTGATCAAAATGGCCCTGGATGATCTGGGCAAGGAGGCAGAACAGGAGGATTGAAGGCCAGCTAACCCCGACTAGTCCATCATGCTAAGCCAGTATTCTCCCATGATGCCTCGTTGCTCCAGCGGCTGTAGTACCGGCTCCGCCTGCCAGTCGTTGACGGAATAGGCTGCGAGAATTTGCTGAAACCGTGGCTGGTTTTCTACCCGCTCGAACATGAATTCCAAGATGCTGTAGCACCAGGGAAGCATCCAGTCCCATTCCTGGTCCAGGTCATTGGTTTGTAAACGCTGCTCCAGCAACAGCAGCGCCTGGTCTACCGCGGAATCACTAAGGTCATGAATACCAGAGTAAATACTAGGTTCGGCCGTCCAGTACCATTGGATAAAAATAGCCCTTTTCAACGCCTCCTGACTATGACTCGCCAAGCGGGTATAGGCAGCGTGAATAAGTAAATACTGTTCTGCCAAAGGACTATTATTCAAAGCGAAGCTTTTGTCCTCGATACTGCCTGAGAGTTTTCCAACTTCCACCTGTACCCGGTTTTCCCAGGCTGCCAATTCTGCAAGTTCCGTGGCAGTCGACATACAATAGGGTTACAGATGGTTT belongs to Hymenobacter cellulosilyticus and includes:
- a CDS encoding MFS transporter yields the protein MKENRRALRFLFTANAISGFAQGISMLAVPWYFARQGASTTFNLVYALVTFASLFWGMYAGALVDRFDRKRVFLVTNIVEGLILLSVAAYGFATGAVPMLGILLAFTTTVFGYGIHYPNLYAFAQEISRPEDYGRITSTIEIVGQATSVVSGALAALLIEGLPLGGTYQLLGASVTLPFAVQAWPLHQIFLLDGLTYVVAVALIASIHHRPVQLTQVELGTLWKRLRTGITYLQEHRTIWVFGLFSFSVFVGLLVELNALMPMYIHNHLRAGAGAFGAAEVAYALGALSAGVFVHRLFRNQPPVRSIILLMLLAGLGFGAAAATRSVSLFLAFSLVLGVTNAGTRILRVSYLFAHVPNEVSGRVNSIFNVVNVLLRTAFILLFTLPFFARGSNVVWGYAALGPLLWPRPWCW
- a CDS encoding regulatory protein RecX, yielding MYQEQPKKKFYTPGEALPKIAAYCAYQERTTKEVEAKLREYGLNEDEAGEIVIRLSREKLLDEERFAKSFVRGKVGIKKWGRRRITQELKQKGLSDYCIKAGLKEIDGDVYYQNLVDTLEKRNRVEKEGNQRLRRQKLTMFLTVKGYENDLIKMALDDLGKEAEQED